A stretch of the Mycobacteroides immunogenum genome encodes the following:
- a CDS encoding saccharopine dehydrogenase family protein, whose translation MAQREFDLVLYGATGFVGTLTAEYLSRAAGSARIALAGRSVDKLRAVRDTLGDSARSWPIIEADADSPASLRAMAGRTQVIATTVGPYTRYGLPLVAACVAAGTDYADLSGETPFIRASIEQFHTQAVDAGVRIVHSCGFDSVPSDLTVYALYDRARTDGEGELTGTNMVVRKFVGGASGGTLASILEARRTMSADPEIRHAMLDPYTLSTDRDAEPDLGPQSDAPLRRGIRIAPELKGCWTGAFIMAAENSRIVRRSNALMDWAYGREFRYAEQVSAGPSVIAPVTAAVSTAALAAILGLGSRYADKVAGALKRVLPKPGTGPSENALAKGHYRIETYTTTTTGARYRAVIAQQGDPSYLATAVLLGQSGLALALDRDKLTDLHGVLTPAAAMGEVLLDRLPAAGATCETTRLN comes from the coding sequence ATGGCTCAGCGCGAATTCGATCTCGTCCTGTACGGCGCCACCGGATTCGTCGGCACGCTAACCGCCGAATATCTCTCCAGGGCAGCAGGTTCAGCGCGGATCGCGCTGGCCGGACGTTCCGTGGACAAGCTGCGTGCGGTACGTGACACCCTGGGCGATTCGGCCCGGTCCTGGCCGATCATCGAGGCGGACGCGGACTCCCCGGCATCGCTGCGGGCGATGGCCGGGCGCACTCAGGTCATCGCCACCACCGTGGGGCCGTACACCCGCTACGGGCTGCCGCTGGTAGCGGCCTGTGTGGCGGCCGGGACTGATTATGCCGACCTCAGCGGCGAGACACCGTTCATTCGTGCCAGTATCGAGCAGTTCCACACGCAGGCCGTCGATGCCGGTGTTCGGATCGTTCACTCTTGTGGATTTGATTCGGTCCCTTCCGATCTCACCGTCTATGCGCTCTATGATCGCGCACGTACTGACGGGGAGGGTGAGCTCACCGGGACGAACATGGTGGTGCGGAAGTTTGTCGGTGGGGCCTCCGGCGGTACCCTCGCCTCTATCCTGGAAGCTCGTCGCACCATGTCGGCCGATCCCGAAATCCGGCATGCGATGCTCGACCCCTACACGCTGAGCACCGATCGCGATGCCGAACCCGATCTGGGACCCCAATCCGACGCCCCGCTGCGTCGTGGCATACGGATCGCTCCCGAACTGAAGGGCTGCTGGACCGGTGCCTTCATCATGGCCGCCGAGAACTCGCGAATCGTCAGGCGCAGCAATGCACTTATGGACTGGGCGTACGGTCGCGAGTTTCGGTATGCCGAGCAGGTAAGCGCAGGGCCTTCGGTGATCGCTCCCGTTACCGCGGCTGTTTCCACGGCGGCCCTTGCCGCGATACTCGGCTTGGGCAGCCGCTACGCCGACAAGGTCGCCGGGGCACTGAAACGCGTGCTGCCCAAGCCGGGCACGGGTCCGAGTGAAAATGCCTTGGCCAAAGGGCATTACCGCATTGAGACGTATACGACCACCACCACCGGTGCCCGCTATCGGGCTGTCATCGCGCAGCAGGGTGACCCCAGCTACCTCGCGACCGCGGTGCTGCTTGGTCAGAGCGGCCTGGCACTCGCACTGGATCGCGACAAACTCACGGATCTACACGGAGTGCTTACCCCGGCCGCTGCGATGGGTGAGGTGCTGCTGGACAGGCTGCCTGCCGCCGGGGCGACGTGTGAGACCACCCGTCTGAATTGA
- a CDS encoding SRPBCC family protein yields the protein MATDGSWDGYSWAEAEGAAEKMALRAPTFAVALAKALTPARRAAYTGGNLATATERVVIQAPVGRVYARVSDVTQMGRWSPENIGATLVRGGTACRGAVFDGLNTRGRLRWTTRCEVTVAEENECFAFKVKAIGWGRPLLRFPIATWTYRFQAIDSGATAVSETWAVGPWPRPVIDAIEHWSADGLTGAEIQRRNMVITLRNLKRGLEAEART from the coding sequence ATGGCGACTGACGGTTCTTGGGATGGCTACAGCTGGGCCGAAGCCGAAGGCGCGGCCGAGAAGATGGCGCTGCGGGCACCGACGTTCGCGGTGGCGCTCGCCAAAGCGTTGACGCCCGCGCGCCGCGCCGCCTATACCGGTGGCAATCTGGCTACCGCCACCGAGAGGGTGGTCATCCAGGCTCCCGTCGGGCGCGTTTACGCACGTGTCTCCGATGTGACGCAGATGGGCAGGTGGAGCCCCGAGAATATCGGCGCCACCCTTGTCAGGGGTGGAACTGCATGCAGGGGGGCGGTTTTCGATGGCCTCAATACGCGGGGCAGGCTGCGCTGGACCACCCGATGTGAGGTGACCGTCGCCGAGGAAAACGAGTGCTTCGCGTTCAAGGTCAAAGCGATCGGTTGGGGTCGTCCACTGCTGCGGTTCCCGATTGCCACGTGGACCTACCGATTCCAGGCGATCGACAGCGGCGCCACGGCCGTCAGTGAGACGTGGGCAGTGGGTCCGTGGCCACGGCCGGTGATCGACGCGATCGAGCACTGGTCGGCGGATGGTCTGACGGGTGCGGAGATCCAACGCAGGAACATGGTGATCACGCTGCGCAACCTGAAGCGGGGCCTGGAAGCTGAGGCCCGGACCTAA
- a CDS encoding oxygenase MpaB family protein, translated as MTHVLPLDTDHDGEMDTDPQEDGLALLRVDGTRPRVMNAFRRHLGSPLVGVFGGVLFDEVALVPVAASVDRSGRFQDNFTDRGIRSALSAISVFAGDRRQRADTAEWLKEQHRAVRGTGVGEYAGIRYSALDPELWIWIAASAINATMEAFPHCTGYTMTPTEQEAAYQYQRYLLKDLELPSAKGKFPATYAAFVEYYDGMVENRLQSNGFLRQQFAGLMRLPLPTLLLPAAARPALMPLWLAIRPIAGRVIQVCSAKAMHPQIREMIGFELKPHHSLEFALYTRLLQLVWRVAPARLLIEPMSYNNIRLSEARSELDGSRTAQRRYEKLARSLTRRNQRLANFYHGYRLDSFAAPERPTGGCPFG; from the coding sequence ATGACGCATGTACTGCCGCTCGACACCGACCACGACGGTGAGATGGATACGGATCCGCAGGAGGACGGTCTCGCCCTTCTGCGTGTGGATGGCACTCGCCCGCGCGTCATGAACGCGTTTCGCAGGCACCTCGGCAGCCCCCTCGTCGGGGTCTTCGGCGGAGTGCTTTTCGACGAGGTGGCCTTGGTGCCGGTGGCCGCGTCCGTGGACCGGTCGGGCAGATTCCAGGACAACTTCACCGATCGCGGTATCCGGAGCGCCCTCAGCGCGATATCGGTGTTCGCCGGAGACCGGCGGCAGCGGGCCGACACCGCGGAATGGCTCAAGGAACAGCATCGTGCCGTGCGGGGCACCGGAGTCGGCGAGTACGCGGGAATCCGATACAGCGCATTGGATCCCGAACTCTGGATATGGATTGCGGCCAGCGCCATCAACGCCACCATGGAGGCCTTCCCGCACTGCACGGGGTACACCATGACCCCCACCGAACAGGAGGCCGCATATCAATACCAGCGCTATTTGCTCAAAGACCTTGAATTACCCAGCGCCAAGGGCAAATTCCCCGCAACATACGCCGCCTTTGTCGAATACTACGACGGCATGGTGGAAAACAGGCTGCAGTCCAATGGATTTCTCCGTCAGCAATTCGCCGGTTTGATGCGACTGCCGCTGCCCACCCTGCTACTGCCCGCGGCCGCCCGGCCGGCCCTGATGCCGCTGTGGCTTGCGATTCGCCCCATCGCGGGGCGAGTGATCCAGGTCTGCTCGGCCAAGGCCATGCATCCTCAGATACGCGAGATGATCGGCTTCGAACTCAAACCGCATCACAGTCTGGAGTTCGCGTTGTACACGCGGCTACTGCAGCTGGTCTGGCGTGTGGCACCCGCGCGACTGCTCATAGAACCCATGTCGTACAACAATATTCGCCTCTCCGAGGCCCGTTCGGAGCTTGACGGTTCACGCACCGCGCAGCGCAGGTACGAGAAACTCGCCCGTTCATTGACACGGCGCAACCAGCGGCTGGCCAACTTCTATCACGGCTATCGACTGGATAGCTTCGCCGCTCCGGAACGACCCACCGGCGGCTGTCCGTTTGGGTGA
- a CDS encoding TetR/AcrR family transcriptional regulator yields MSADPDPTGRRILDAALQTMLSFGIRRATVDEIARRAGVSHMTVYRRWSNKTELVLAVLMREAQTMFSAIDREIAALDGPEAKLVAGFTGIYWYVHTHPLMRRAVETDPESVLPVLTKGAGPALDMATTYLAGHVSRSAGDLVEDPYGVAEVFVRLTHSLILAPSPRRELLTREDAEQYARRYILPIARALVPTPSPAVR; encoded by the coding sequence GTGTCTGCAGATCCGGATCCGACCGGCCGGCGCATTCTCGACGCCGCGCTGCAGACCATGCTCAGCTTCGGCATTCGCCGTGCGACGGTCGATGAGATCGCGCGGCGCGCGGGTGTCTCCCATATGACGGTCTACCGGCGCTGGTCCAACAAGACCGAGCTGGTGCTCGCGGTGCTCATGCGTGAGGCGCAGACGATGTTTTCCGCCATCGATCGCGAGATCGCTGCGTTGGACGGTCCGGAGGCCAAACTGGTGGCGGGCTTCACGGGGATCTATTGGTATGTGCACACGCATCCGCTGATGCGGCGAGCCGTGGAGACCGATCCCGAATCGGTGCTGCCGGTGTTGACGAAGGGGGCCGGGCCGGCCCTTGACATGGCAACGACGTATCTGGCCGGCCATGTGAGTCGTAGCGCCGGCGATCTTGTGGAGGACCCCTACGGCGTTGCCGAAGTATTTGTGCGGCTGACTCATTCGCTGATTCTTGCGCCGAGCCCGCGCCGGGAGCTTCTCACCAGGGAAGATGCCGAGCAGTACGCGCGCCGATACATCTTGCCCATCGCGCGGGCGTTGGTCCCGACGCCGAGCCCGGCGGTCCGTTAG
- a CDS encoding MPT63 family protein, giving the protein MKINVPITAAVAAAAAAAGLALMPTAGADTTLGQQGRLTNGDVVQAWTISDLKVSADQLPYQPKGTLWEATATDEAIQGSVIPIVANFNAKANDGETYRVLYGVATAQGVNPGTLSQGEKTTGKIYFDVTGANPETVTYTSGDEDLLTWKAAPAAAPAQRSGGSSQSHGSNTAPATSTAPTTATPVPAAAAGSQGTPLPAGSQGTPVDEQQPGVTPTPTVAPVTATPTPATPAPGAEGTPLNNTTVPASPAPATPAPATATPAVPAPEGAAPQTGTPPVAAVPGVPAVPASDSTPHGQRAVGSQGTPVPTEG; this is encoded by the coding sequence GTGAAGATCAATGTGCCTATCACCGCCGCCGTGGCAGCCGCCGCGGCGGCTGCGGGACTGGCCCTCATGCCGACCGCCGGCGCCGACACCACACTAGGCCAGCAGGGCCGTCTGACCAATGGTGACGTCGTGCAGGCGTGGACCATCAGCGACCTCAAGGTCAGCGCCGACCAGCTGCCTTACCAGCCCAAGGGCACGCTGTGGGAGGCCACCGCCACCGACGAAGCCATCCAGGGCAGCGTCATCCCGATCGTCGCCAACTTCAACGCCAAGGCCAACGACGGTGAGACCTACCGGGTGCTGTACGGCGTCGCGACCGCGCAGGGCGTCAACCCCGGCACCTTGTCGCAGGGCGAGAAGACCACCGGCAAGATCTACTTCGACGTGACCGGCGCCAACCCGGAGACCGTCACCTACACCTCCGGTGACGAAGACCTGCTCACCTGGAAGGCCGCTCCGGCCGCCGCCCCCGCACAGCGTTCGGGTGGCTCAAGCCAGTCGCACGGCTCTAACACCGCGCCCGCCACCAGCACCGCGCCCACCACTGCCACCCCGGTACCGGCAGCCGCTGCCGGCAGCCAGGGCACCCCGCTGCCCGCCGGTAGCCAGGGCACGCCGGTGGACGAGCAGCAGCCGGGAGTCACCCCCACGCCGACCGTGGCACCGGTGACCGCCACCCCGACACCGGCCACACCGGCACCGGGCGCCGAAGGCACGCCGCTGAACAACACCACCGTGCCCGCCTCGCCCGCACCGGCGACCCCGGCTCCTGCGACTGCCACCCCGGCCGTTCCCGCCCCCGAGGGCGCTGCCCCGCAGACCGGTACGCCTCCGGTGGCTGCGGTGCCCGGTGTGCCCGCCGTGCCCGCGTCCGACAGCACCCCGCACGGTCAGCGCGCAGTAGGAAGCCAGGGAACTCCGGTTCCCACCGAGGGCTAA
- a CDS encoding immunity 63 family protein, which produces MTVDSTGHEGAAPEPDDWPPDARTFTIRAAADDAAPSLAAELPITATELGMLDGDVSHPVQFCSVLLEPPVKHRFDAADAARYEQEYCDRDDDGEFFMVHVALLGPRRPGVSLAPGARDVLVDVAYVVDLSLEEDGVLNPAKVDWAGGAIVDVVGGAPAEQTAPAPADQQPPAEPTPPVSPAAAAPEPGSPGSSEWVREQVDVRIAVLSRLAGEVAISEVPVPTELAKGERHSNTAPQYVLDGAQFWYHTRDPKKGFVWKTTTNPNELIYWCIDDVARGLAWRWTQQAATYKTMPPAMAQRTLWAPYWQLLMNALDTKWGAITGRNIRGLL; this is translated from the coding sequence ATGACGGTTGATTCCACCGGTCACGAGGGGGCCGCGCCGGAGCCAGACGACTGGCCGCCCGACGCACGTACGTTCACGATCCGTGCTGCCGCGGACGATGCCGCGCCCAGCCTGGCTGCCGAACTACCTATTACCGCAACAGAACTCGGCATGCTGGACGGTGATGTCAGCCACCCGGTGCAATTCTGCAGCGTGCTGCTGGAACCCCCGGTCAAGCACCGGTTCGACGCCGCCGACGCCGCCCGGTACGAACAGGAGTACTGCGACCGGGACGATGACGGTGAGTTCTTCATGGTGCATGTCGCGTTGTTGGGTCCCCGGCGCCCGGGAGTTTCCCTCGCGCCGGGCGCCCGCGATGTCCTTGTTGACGTCGCCTATGTCGTCGACCTGTCGCTGGAAGAGGACGGGGTGCTCAATCCGGCCAAGGTCGACTGGGCGGGCGGGGCAATCGTCGATGTCGTCGGTGGCGCACCGGCCGAGCAGACGGCCCCGGCGCCCGCGGATCAGCAGCCGCCGGCGGAGCCCACACCGCCGGTCAGCCCTGCGGCCGCGGCGCCCGAACCCGGGAGCCCGGGCAGCTCGGAGTGGGTCCGCGAGCAGGTTGATGTGCGCATCGCGGTGCTGAGTCGACTCGCAGGCGAGGTGGCGATCTCTGAGGTGCCGGTGCCCACCGAGCTGGCCAAGGGCGAACGGCACTCAAATACCGCGCCGCAGTACGTGCTGGACGGGGCCCAGTTCTGGTACCACACGCGGGATCCGAAGAAGGGGTTCGTCTGGAAGACGACGACCAACCCGAACGAGCTCATCTATTGGTGCATCGACGATGTCGCCAGGGGATTGGCGTGGCGGTGGACGCAGCAGGCGGCCACCTACAAGACGATGCCCCCGGCGATGGCGCAGCGCACGCTATGGGCGCCGTACTGGCAACTGCTGATGAACGCGCTCGACACCAAATGGGGTGCCATCACGGGGCGCAACATCCGCGGCCTGCTGTAA
- the cynS gene encoding cyanase: protein MTKNEAAELITSRRVEKNLTWQQIAEAIDSPLIWTIAALLGQHPVPEAKAKKVAELLDLGPQVTSALCAQPYRGTLDGGAPADPTIYRLYEALSVYGPAIKEAIHEEFGDGIMSAINFKVDVTRRPDPDGDRVVLTFDGKFLDYRW, encoded by the coding sequence ATGACGAAGAATGAAGCCGCCGAACTGATCACTTCGCGCCGTGTCGAGAAGAATCTGACATGGCAACAAATCGCGGAAGCTATTGATTCACCGTTGATTTGGACCATCGCCGCGCTGCTGGGTCAGCACCCGGTGCCCGAGGCCAAGGCCAAGAAGGTCGCCGAGCTGCTCGATCTGGGGCCGCAGGTCACCAGCGCACTGTGCGCGCAGCCTTACCGCGGCACGCTGGACGGCGGCGCTCCCGCGGATCCGACCATCTACCGCCTCTATGAGGCGCTCAGCGTCTATGGGCCCGCGATCAAGGAAGCCATCCACGAAGAGTTTGGCGACGGCATCATGAGTGCCATCAACTTCAAGGTCGACGTGACCCGCCGCCCGGACCCCGACGGTGATCGTGTGGTGCTGACCTTCGACGGGAAGTTCCTCGACTATCGCTGGTGA
- a CDS encoding MarR family winged helix-turn-helix transcriptional regulator, whose amino-acid sequence MTAVTPEVDPLALERQVCFALAVTNRAVLAVYRPLLAPLGITHPQYLVMLALWDHAKSGSADSREALSVKQIAALLQTDSATISPMLKRLESLGLITRPRSTTDERTTHVTLTTQGAALRQKALEVPAAVVERLGVSLAELENLHGVLTRVNTAALAAGALDTE is encoded by the coding sequence ATGACCGCAGTCACGCCGGAGGTAGACCCACTGGCCCTGGAACGGCAGGTGTGCTTCGCGCTGGCCGTGACCAACCGCGCGGTATTGGCGGTGTACCGGCCATTGCTGGCACCCCTCGGGATAACGCATCCCCAGTACCTGGTGATGCTGGCCCTTTGGGATCACGCCAAGAGCGGCAGCGCAGATTCCCGAGAAGCCTTGTCCGTCAAGCAGATCGCCGCACTACTGCAAACCGATTCGGCAACCATCTCGCCCATGCTCAAACGGCTGGAATCACTTGGGCTCATCACCCGCCCCCGCAGCACCACGGACGAGCGCACCACCCACGTCACCCTGACCACGCAAGGTGCCGCGCTACGTCAAAAGGCGCTCGAAGTCCCCGCCGCCGTGGTGGAACGCCTGGGCGTCAGCCTCGCCGAGCTCGAGAATCTCCACGGGGTGCTCACCAGGGTCAACACCGCCGCGCTGGCCGCCGGGGCCCTCGACACGGAGTAG
- a CDS encoding DUF5313 domain-containing protein, giving the protein MAADRPNLLQYVAYCYGKRLPDSMREWVANDLAGKGAVRRHILRCAIPPLFILAPFWLLPASLYVHMEMTVPIYVWVLIMAHALNKVWRRHRLVQHDLDPGLVDVLKRQKDARIHEDYARRFGPRSSDGHSSSGPI; this is encoded by the coding sequence ATGGCCGCCGATCGTCCGAATCTTCTCCAGTACGTCGCCTACTGCTACGGAAAGCGTCTGCCCGACTCGATGCGGGAATGGGTGGCCAATGATTTGGCGGGTAAGGGGGCTGTGCGTCGGCACATCTTGCGGTGCGCGATTCCGCCGCTGTTCATACTCGCGCCGTTTTGGCTGCTACCCGCGTCGCTCTATGTCCACATGGAGATGACGGTGCCCATCTATGTGTGGGTGCTGATCATGGCGCACGCCCTCAACAAGGTGTGGCGGCGGCATCGGCTGGTGCAGCACGATCTGGATCCGGGTTTGGTGGATGTGCTCAAGCGTCAGAAGGATGCGCGTATCCACGAGGACTATGCCCGCAGATTTGGGCCGCGCTCGAGCGACGGCCATTCCAGCAGTGGGCCTATCTAA
- a CDS encoding Nramp family divalent metal transporter codes for MLERQKQARPLRGLHLLGPAFVAAIAYVDPGNVASNVSAGAKYGFLLVWVIVTANVMAGLVQYLSAKLGLVSGQSLPEAIGQRMSRPTRLMFWLQAELVAIATDLAEVVGGAIALNLLFNLPLLLGGVITGIVSMALLTVQDRRGQRSFEYVISGLLAIIAIGFLASVVVEPPPLAEAAAGLIPRFQGTESLLLATAMLGATVMPHAVYLHSGLALDRHGQPEDGEPRRRLLRITRWDVSLAMVFAGAVNMAMLLVAATNLRGRDGVDTIEGAHAAVRDSLGPTVALLFAIGLLASGLASSSVGAYAGAMIMQGLLRRSVPIVARRLITLLPALAILAAGIDPTRALVLSQVVLSFGIPFALIPLIRLTSDRRLMGTDVNHRVTTLLGWIIAALISVLNVVLILLTLAN; via the coding sequence GTGCTGGAGCGGCAGAAGCAGGCACGGCCATTGCGCGGGCTCCACCTACTGGGACCCGCCTTCGTCGCAGCCATCGCCTATGTCGACCCCGGAAACGTCGCCTCGAACGTGAGCGCCGGCGCCAAGTACGGCTTCTTGCTGGTGTGGGTGATCGTCACCGCCAATGTGATGGCCGGCCTGGTGCAATACCTCTCAGCGAAGCTGGGCCTGGTCTCCGGCCAGTCACTGCCCGAAGCCATCGGCCAGCGCATGTCCCGCCCCACCCGGCTGATGTTTTGGCTCCAAGCCGAACTAGTCGCCATAGCAACAGATTTAGCAGAGGTGGTGGGCGGCGCGATCGCGCTGAACCTGCTGTTCAACCTGCCTCTGCTCCTTGGCGGCGTCATCACCGGAATCGTCTCCATGGCGCTACTGACCGTGCAGGACCGTCGCGGCCAGCGCTCCTTTGAATACGTGATCTCCGGCCTGTTGGCCATCATTGCGATCGGCTTCCTGGCCAGCGTCGTGGTGGAACCCCCGCCATTGGCCGAGGCCGCGGCCGGGCTCATCCCCCGCTTCCAGGGCACCGAGAGCCTGCTACTGGCGACGGCGATGCTGGGTGCGACGGTGATGCCGCATGCGGTGTACCTACATTCCGGCCTGGCCCTGGACCGGCACGGGCAACCCGAGGATGGCGAACCGCGACGCAGGCTGCTTCGCATCACCCGCTGGGATGTGAGCCTCGCAATGGTGTTCGCGGGCGCCGTGAACATGGCAATGCTGCTGGTGGCGGCTACAAATCTGCGGGGACGCGACGGCGTCGACACCATCGAAGGTGCGCACGCGGCAGTGCGCGACAGCCTCGGCCCCACCGTGGCACTGCTGTTCGCGATCGGACTGTTGGCCTCCGGTCTCGCATCCTCATCGGTGGGCGCCTACGCCGGGGCAATGATCATGCAAGGACTGCTGCGCCGGTCCGTTCCGATCGTCGCGCGACGGCTGATCACCCTGCTGCCCGCACTGGCGATCCTGGCGGCCGGGATCGACCCCACCCGCGCGCTGGTGCTGTCACAGGTGGTGCTGTCCTTCGGCATCCCGTTCGCCCTCATCCCCCTGATCCGATTGACCAGTGATCGCCGGCTGATGGGCACCGATGTCAACCATCGGGTTACCACGTTGCTGGGCTGGATCATCGCCGCGCTAATTTCGGTGCTCAACGTTGTCCTGATTTTACTTACCCTTGCGAACTAG
- the ku gene encoding non-homologous end joining protein Ku, whose amino-acid sequence MRSIWKGSLAFGLVNVPVKVYSATEDHDLKFHQVHNKDNGRIRYKRTCEECGEVVEFRDINKAYEAEDGRTVVITDEDLASLPAESSREIEVLEFIPAAELDPLMYDKSYYLEPDSKSSKSYVLLAQTLAQTDRVAIVHFALRNKTRLAALRVKDFGARQVMIIHTLLWPDEIREPDFPVLDQEVKIKPAELSMAGQVVESMADDFDPSRYNDTYQSQLLEMVEAKLEGGEAFTKEEAPTELDTTDVSDLLAKLEASVKKRQAQKASTN is encoded by the coding sequence ATGCGTTCCATCTGGAAGGGCTCCCTCGCCTTCGGGCTGGTGAACGTCCCTGTCAAGGTATACAGCGCGACCGAGGACCACGACCTCAAGTTCCATCAGGTCCACAACAAAGACAACGGCAGGATCCGCTACAAACGCACCTGCGAAGAATGCGGCGAGGTCGTCGAGTTCCGGGATATCAACAAGGCCTACGAGGCCGAGGACGGCCGCACCGTCGTCATCACCGACGAGGACCTGGCGAGCCTGCCCGCCGAGTCCAGCCGGGAGATCGAGGTATTGGAGTTCATCCCCGCCGCCGAACTCGATCCGCTGATGTACGACAAGAGTTATTACCTGGAGCCGGACAGCAAGTCCTCGAAATCGTATGTGCTGCTGGCACAGACTCTCGCACAGACCGACCGGGTGGCGATCGTGCATTTCGCGCTGCGCAACAAGACACGGCTGGCGGCGCTGCGGGTCAAAGACTTTGGCGCGCGTCAGGTGATGATCATCCATACCCTGCTGTGGCCCGACGAAATTCGTGAGCCCGACTTCCCGGTATTGGACCAGGAAGTGAAGATCAAGCCCGCTGAGCTTTCGATGGCGGGGCAGGTCGTGGAATCGATGGCCGACGATTTCGATCCGAGCCGATACAACGACACCTACCAGTCGCAGCTGCTGGAGATGGTGGAGGCAAAGCTGGAGGGCGGCGAAGCCTTCACCAAGGAAGAGGCTCCGACCGAGCTGGACACCACCGATGTGTCGGATCTGCTGGCCAAGCTCGAAGCCAGTGTCAAGAAGCGCCAGGCGCAGAAGGCCAGCACCAACTAA